A genomic segment from Spongiibacter sp. IMCC21906 encodes:
- a CDS encoding ATP-binding protein gives MLNRRRLGITTRLLSAALLLVVLILPIAGAMLAYNFQRSATTAFDQRLESLLNVVLAGIAYDPISGRLLMQKDLGDPRFERVFSGWYWQLSDGGDLNLTSRSLWDQRLPTSPKAGIDIADIGGPRNQQLRKIERDIQIASLSQTLHVTVAATRNELDAEVLHFKQLLYSSLATLGVLLLLGQAIQIRWGLSPLRRIRRNLRAVEQGELERLDTQLPQELSHLAEAINTVIERDQKLIERGRHAAGNLAHALKTPVSVLFTQAERLDEPQRSAIQQELVRLNEAVRHHLARASAAGPTSLVGDCNIGKALAPVINGIARLAERRQLHFSHYCPEQLRVKIDPQDLQEMVGNLLENASQWASQNIALHCHQNSQSLIISISDDGPGMSEEDCQHALTRGLRLDESRSGSGLGLAIANDLVKLYRGTLSLGKAQLGGLQAELRFTPNHR, from the coding sequence ATGCTTAACCGTCGCCGCTTGGGCATTACCACCCGACTATTGTCCGCCGCGCTGTTACTGGTTGTACTTATCCTGCCAATTGCGGGCGCTATGCTCGCATATAACTTTCAACGCTCGGCCACCACCGCCTTTGATCAGCGCCTTGAGTCTCTGTTAAACGTGGTGTTGGCGGGCATTGCCTACGACCCCATTAGCGGCCGCTTGCTCATGCAAAAAGACTTGGGAGACCCGCGCTTTGAGCGGGTATTTTCCGGCTGGTACTGGCAGTTAAGTGATGGCGGCGACCTTAACCTGACCTCCCGTTCGCTGTGGGATCAGCGCCTTCCAACCAGCCCCAAAGCCGGTATCGATATTGCGGATATTGGCGGTCCTAGAAATCAACAGCTGCGTAAAATTGAGCGGGATATTCAAATTGCCTCCCTATCCCAAACCCTGCATGTGACGGTAGCGGCAACCCGCAATGAACTTGACGCCGAAGTGTTGCATTTTAAACAACTGCTTTATTCCTCGTTGGCGACACTGGGGGTACTGTTGCTGCTGGGGCAGGCCATACAAATTCGCTGGGGACTATCACCGCTGCGACGCATCCGGCGCAATTTGCGCGCCGTAGAGCAGGGCGAGCTTGAACGCTTAGATACCCAACTCCCGCAAGAATTAAGTCACCTTGCCGAAGCCATCAACACCGTGATTGAGCGGGATCAAAAACTGATTGAGCGGGGACGCCACGCGGCGGGGAATCTTGCCCACGCCCTGAAAACGCCTGTAAGCGTGTTGTTTACCCAAGCCGAACGCTTAGACGAGCCCCAACGCAGTGCCATTCAGCAAGAGCTAGTCAGACTCAATGAGGCCGTGCGCCATCATCTTGCGAGGGCCTCTGCGGCAGGCCCAACCTCCTTGGTTGGCGACTGCAATATTGGCAAAGCCCTTGCCCCGGTCATCAACGGCATTGCCCGTCTGGCGGAAAGGCGTCAGCTCCATTTTTCCCATTATTGTCCAGAGCAGCTACGGGTAAAAATTGACCCTCAAGACCTGCAAGAAATGGTGGGTAATTTATTGGAAAACGCCAGCCAGTGGGCCAGTCAAAACATAGCCTTGCACTGCCATCAAAATAGCCAGTCGTTGATCATTAGCATCAGCGATGATGGACCGGGCATGTCGGAGGAAGACTGCCAGCATGCCTTAACAAGGGGCCTACGGCTTGATGAAAGCCGCTCGGGTTCAGGCCTGGGCTTGGCCATTGCCAATGACCTGGTCAAGCTTTACAGGGGCACACTTAGCTTGGGAAAAGCGCAGCTGGGCGGCCTGCAGGCAGAGCTGCGCTTTACACCAAACCACCGCTAG
- a CDS encoding response regulator transcription factor — MKALLVEDDQPLAAALSESLKDAGVLVEPVASAADADFLLKTERYDVMILDLGLPDGNGTHWLSRWRDEGIDIPVLVLTARERWSDKAAGFSAGADDYVTKPFHTAEVLFRLRAIVRRSHGHAHPVLTVGNLSYDTHSGQVSLEGLPVTLTAQESRLLGYLMHAAPRVVSRTELSEHVYDRDQEPDSNVIDVHISRLRRKLGNDRIETLRGKGYRLLEIGDSNA; from the coding sequence ATGAAAGCACTGCTCGTAGAAGATGATCAGCCCTTGGCGGCCGCGCTGTCTGAATCGCTGAAAGATGCGGGGGTGCTGGTGGAGCCGGTAGCATCGGCTGCCGATGCCGACTTTCTCCTTAAAACAGAACGCTACGATGTGATGATTCTCGACCTGGGACTGCCCGATGGCAACGGCACCCATTGGCTGAGCCGCTGGCGTGACGAAGGCATTGATATTCCGGTACTGGTGCTCACCGCTAGAGAACGCTGGTCCGACAAGGCCGCCGGTTTTTCGGCCGGGGCAGATGACTATGTAACCAAACCCTTTCACACCGCCGAAGTGCTGTTCCGGCTCCGGGCTATTGTTCGCCGCAGTCACGGTCACGCTCATCCCGTACTGACAGTGGGTAATCTCAGTTACGACACCCATAGCGGTCAAGTCAGCCTTGAAGGGCTGCCCGTCACCTTAACCGCACAAGAATCTCGGCTGCTTGGCTACCTCATGCACGCAGCACCCCGAGTGGTAAGCCGCACCGAGCTGTCAGAGCACGTTTATGACCGCGATCAAGAACCCGACTCCAATGTGATTGACGTGCATATCAGTCGCCTGCGCCGAAAGCTGGGCAACGACCGTATTGAAACCCTGCGCGGCAAAGGTTATCGGCTGCTGGAAATTGGCGATAGTAATGCTTAA
- a CDS encoding PepSY domain-containing protein, with product MKKQLTTCFRVIRWLLPLSLLLTGGLALADEHWRNLHKEVEAGRIQSLATVLSNLEKNYIGQVIEVEFEQEDGQAIYEIEMIGPAGQVVEFEIDAVSGDVVSIEGRNIKGMERQ from the coding sequence ATGAAAAAACAACTGACTACATGCTTTCGTGTCATACGCTGGCTGCTGCCGCTTAGCTTGCTCCTCACAGGGGGCTTGGCGTTGGCCGACGAACATTGGCGAAACTTGCACAAAGAGGTGGAGGCAGGGCGAATTCAATCCCTTGCCACCGTACTCAGCAATTTGGAAAAAAACTATATTGGCCAAGTCATCGAAGTGGAGTTTGAGCAAGAAGATGGCCAGGCCATTTACGAAATAGAAATGATAGGTCCAGCAGGGCAAGTCGTTGAGTTTGAGATCGATGCCGTCAGTGGTGATGTCGTCAGCATAGAAGGGCGCAATATCAAAGGAATGGAACGCCAATGA
- a CDS encoding SCO family protein gives MTPRAILPALLLSLLLIAGFLLWPRHSGPPNIQGAVLATPKPLPEVQLINHEGKKTTPQNFKHRWLLIAYGFTHCADICPTLLSELAQFRKLLEQNPKYEDLQVIFYTVDPQRDSAEQLAAYVPWFDQRFIGWRAANPENAKRFEQSLGITAFIEFNDDADAPPSNQNNPLDNYQVAHGFRLYLIDPKAQLRATFSPSSDRDGSKYYEPQRLLQDYLALRRWSAG, from the coding sequence ATGACCCCCCGCGCTATATTACCTGCGCTGCTGTTAAGCTTATTGCTTATTGCTGGATTTTTGCTTTGGCCTCGGCACAGCGGGCCGCCCAATATTCAAGGCGCTGTACTCGCCACCCCCAAGCCCTTACCCGAAGTACAACTCATCAACCATGAAGGTAAAAAAACCACGCCCCAAAATTTTAAGCATCGCTGGCTGTTGATTGCTTACGGCTTCACCCATTGCGCCGATATTTGTCCAACACTCCTTTCTGAGCTGGCTCAATTCAGAAAATTATTAGAACAAAACCCCAAGTACGAAGATCTGCAAGTGATCTTCTACACCGTCGATCCTCAGCGCGATTCTGCCGAGCAGCTGGCCGCCTACGTTCCTTGGTTTGACCAGCGTTTTATCGGCTGGCGAGCTGCCAACCCAGAAAACGCAAAGCGCTTTGAACAAAGTCTTGGCATAACGGCTTTTATTGAGTTCAACGATGACGCGGATGCCCCGCCTTCAAACCAAAATAACCCGCTAGATAACTACCAAGTTGCCCACGGCTTTCGCCTTTACCTCATCGACCCCAAAGCGCAACTGCGCGCTACTTTTTCTCCCAGTTCTGACCGGGACGGCAGCAAATATTATGAGCCTCAGCGCCTTCTTCAAGATTATCTGGCATTAAGACGCTGGTCTGCTGGTTGA
- a CDS encoding cytochrome C oxidase subunit IV family protein, producing the protein MNSEQASHGEGQQHPIGLYFKVWILLFVLSGLSYMVDYFQVQGYLRWTLILLFMFLKAGLIISVFMHFMWEPATLKIALLVPIFAILVGILFFAIEADYTFFNRMSFMSGGK; encoded by the coding sequence ATGAATTCTGAACAGGCATCCCATGGCGAAGGCCAACAACATCCCATTGGCCTTTATTTTAAGGTCTGGATACTTTTATTTGTGCTCAGCGGCCTATCTTACATGGTGGATTATTTTCAAGTGCAGGGCTATCTACGCTGGACCCTCATTCTGTTGTTTATGTTTCTTAAAGCAGGGTTAATTATTTCTGTGTTTATGCATTTTATGTGGGAGCCCGCCACCCTTAAAATTGCCTTACTCGTACCGATCTTTGCCATTTTGGTGGGCATTTTATTTTTTGCTATCGAAGCCGACTACACCTTTTTTAATCGCATGAGTTTTATGTCGGGTGGGAAATGA
- a CDS encoding heme-copper oxidase subunit III family protein gives MATVAPQEQKQGYWHTMVSDWSADKETFKLSWGKLMMWIFLLSDTFIFSIFLIGYMNVRMSTTDSWPLTSEVFALHVGGADIPLLLIAIMTFILITSSGTMAMAVNCAYQRNKAATFKLMLITAILGASFVGMQAFEWTKLIVDEGVRPWSNPMGAAQFGSAFFMITGFHGLHVSIGVIYLLVVAIKVLRGHYDQKGFQIVEITGLYWHFVDLVWVFIFAFFYLW, from the coding sequence ATGGCTACCGTTGCACCGCAAGAACAAAAACAAGGTTACTGGCATACCATGGTCTCGGACTGGTCAGCTGATAAAGAAACTTTCAAGCTGTCCTGGGGCAAATTGATGATGTGGATCTTTTTGCTCAGTGATACCTTTATTTTCAGTATATTTTTGATCGGCTATATGAATGTTCGCATGAGCACCACCGACAGCTGGCCCCTTACCAGTGAGGTGTTTGCCCTGCATGTGGGTGGCGCAGATATTCCGCTGCTGCTAATTGCCATCATGACTTTCATCCTTATCACTAGCAGCGGCACGATGGCCATGGCCGTTAATTGCGCCTATCAACGCAATAAAGCCGCCACCTTCAAGCTGATGTTGATCACCGCCATTCTGGGTGCCAGCTTTGTAGGCATGCAAGCATTTGAGTGGACCAAACTCATCGTCGATGAAGGCGTGCGCCCGTGGTCAAACCCAATGGGTGCTGCTCAATTTGGCTCAGCCTTTTTTATGATTACCGGATTTCACGGCCTGCATGTGAGCATTGGCGTGATTTATTTATTGGTTGTCGCCATCAAAGTATTACGAGGGCACTACGATCAAAAAGGCTTTCAAATCGTCGAAATTACCGGGCTCTATTGGCACTTCGTCGATTTAGTTTGGGTATTCATTTTTGCATTTTTCTATCTGTGGTGA
- a CDS encoding cytochrome c oxidase subunit 3 — protein MKWLKVLSEKPWLPEAAGIVPELGQTSYMPPIKITVNVLMIIISVFFLLFFITFITRSQYADFRALAGEPWQPFTDSWRLWINTAVLLLASMTMHKAVTSLRRGNRQYLHGYLAAGGFFAGLFIILQISVWQYLLNLGYGVAANPANSYFYILTGLHGLHLFGGLIALGRILNSLAKNHHPQKQWAIIEACTRYWHYLFVLWLVLFFILTRTPETYAFIAAACGLG, from the coding sequence ATGAAATGGTTAAAAGTGTTATCAGAGAAACCCTGGTTGCCCGAAGCAGCTGGTATCGTTCCTGAACTGGGTCAAACCAGCTATATGCCGCCGATAAAAATTACGGTCAACGTATTGATGATCATTATCAGCGTGTTCTTTTTATTATTTTTTATTACCTTTATCACCCGCTCTCAATATGCCGACTTTCGTGCTCTGGCAGGCGAGCCTTGGCAACCATTTACCGATTCCTGGCGATTGTGGATCAACACCGCAGTGCTATTGCTTGCCAGCATGACTATGCACAAAGCGGTCACATCACTGCGTCGCGGTAATCGCCAATACCTTCACGGGTATTTAGCCGCGGGCGGTTTTTTTGCCGGGCTTTTTATTATTCTGCAAATTTCGGTATGGCAGTATTTGCTTAACCTGGGATACGGCGTCGCCGCCAACCCTGCCAACAGCTATTTTTATATTCTTACCGGGCTTCATGGATTGCACTTATTTGGTGGGCTTATCGCACTGGGCCGAATACTAAACAGCCTCGCTAAAAACCATCACCCTCAAAAACAGTGGGCCATCATCGAGGCCTGTACCCGCTATTGGCACTATCTGTTTGTGCTCTGGCTGGTACTGTTCTTTATATTGACTCGCACCCCGGAAACCTACGCATTTATCGCCGCAGCCTGCGGCCTGGGATAA
- a CDS encoding cbb3-type cytochrome c oxidase subunit I: protein MSHVAIADQTPHLHHPKTFIGKYIWSQDHKVIAIQYGGTAIFVGLVALLLSVLMRLQLGFPDQFSFIDPNAYLQFVTMHGMIMVIYLLTALLLGGFGNYLIPLMVGTRDMVFPYLNMLSYWFYLLSVIVLLSSFFVTGGPTGAGWTLYPPQAILPGTPGASGGIVLMLLSLAIFIVAFTMGGLNYVTTILQARTRGMTLMRMPLTIWGIFTATILGLFAFPALLVSAIMMLFDSIVGTSFFMPAIVSLGEPLDHEGGSPILFQHLFWFFGHPEVYIVALPAFGMVSDVLSVHARKNIFGYRMMVWAIVIIGGLSFVVWAHHMYVSGMNPYFGFFFATTTLIIAVPTAIKVYNWVLTLWRGNIHLTVPMLFAIGFIFTFTHGGLSGLFLGNVVIDLPLSDTMFVVAHFHMVMGVSPILVLFAAIYHWFPLISGKQLHTGMGKIHFWGTFLGTYAIYLPMHYLGFLGVPRRYFALGDTEFIPDSAHALNEDITIAAIIVALFQLVFIVNVFWTLKKGPRSEINPWGAASLEWHTPDVPPGHGNWGDELPTTHRWAYDYSVPGAKQDFIPQHVAEEDVDYEGGKRQEGEPT, encoded by the coding sequence ATGAGCCATGTCGCCATTGCCGACCAAACCCCACACCTCCATCACCCCAAGACCTTTATTGGCAAATATATCTGGAGCCAGGACCACAAGGTAATTGCCATTCAATACGGCGGCACCGCAATTTTTGTTGGTTTGGTCGCCTTGTTGCTCTCGGTATTAATGCGCCTGCAATTAGGCTTTCCCGATCAGTTTAGTTTTATTGATCCCAATGCCTATCTTCAGTTTGTCACCATGCACGGCATGATTATGGTGATTTACCTTCTTACCGCGTTATTACTGGGGGGATTTGGCAACTATTTGATTCCCTTAATGGTGGGCACTCGAGACATGGTGTTTCCCTACCTGAACATGCTCAGTTACTGGTTTTATTTATTATCGGTCATTGTGTTGCTGAGCAGCTTTTTTGTTACCGGCGGCCCCACCGGGGCAGGCTGGACACTTTATCCACCCCAGGCCATTTTACCCGGTACACCCGGTGCCAGTGGCGGCATTGTATTAATGTTGTTATCGCTGGCCATCTTTATTGTCGCCTTTACCATGGGCGGCTTGAACTACGTCACGACCATTCTTCAGGCCCGCACCCGGGGCATGACCTTAATGCGCATGCCGCTAACCATCTGGGGTATTTTTACTGCAACCATTTTGGGTTTATTTGCCTTTCCAGCCCTTCTGGTTAGCGCGATTATGATGCTGTTTGACAGCATAGTTGGCACCAGCTTTTTTATGCCTGCCATTGTTTCTTTAGGTGAGCCGCTAGATCACGAAGGTGGCAGCCCCATTCTGTTCCAGCATTTATTTTGGTTCTTTGGTCACCCCGAAGTTTACATCGTTGCCTTGCCTGCCTTTGGCATGGTCAGCGATGTACTCAGCGTCCACGCCCGCAAAAATATCTTTGGTTACCGAATGATGGTCTGGGCCATTGTTATCATCGGTGGCTTAAGCTTTGTTGTTTGGGCTCACCATATGTATGTCAGTGGTATGAATCCGTATTTCGGTTTCTTCTTTGCCACCACTACCCTCATTATTGCCGTGCCCACTGCCATCAAAGTGTATAACTGGGTACTCACCTTGTGGCGGGGCAATATTCATCTCACCGTTCCTATGCTGTTTGCCATCGGTTTTATTTTCACTTTTACCCACGGCGGCCTCAGTGGTCTGTTCCTAGGCAATGTGGTTATTGACCTACCTCTGTCTGACACCATGTTTGTGGTTGCCCACTTTCATATGGTGATGGGCGTGTCTCCCATTTTGGTTTTGTTTGCCGCCATTTATCACTGGTTTCCACTTATCTCAGGAAAACAGCTTCATACTGGCATGGGAAAAATTCATTTTTGGGGTACTTTTTTAGGCACCTACGCCATTTATTTGCCTATGCACTATTTGGGTTTTCTCGGTGTGCCCCGACGTTACTTTGCCTTGGGTGACACTGAGTTTATCCCCGATTCGGCCCATGCATTGAATGAAGACATTACCATCGCCGCCATTATCGTCGCGCTGTTTCAACTGGTGTTTATCGTCAACGTTTTTTGGACTCTAAAAAAAGGACCACGCAGTGAGATTAACCCCTGGGGGGCGGCCTCTTTAGAATGGCACACCCCAGATGTGCCACCTGGCCATGGTAATTGGGGCGACGAATTGCCCACCACCCACCGCTGGGCCTACGACTACAGTGTTCCCGGCGCCAAACAAGATTTCATCCCCCAACATGTCGCAGAGGAAGATGTGGACTATGAAGGCGGCAAACGCCAAGAAGGGGAGCCAACATGA
- a CDS encoding c-type cytochrome — MVIALIILALVVVTVLFHLYSPWWLTPLASNWGAIDTTIEISFWITGIVFIAVNLFLAWAIWRYRAQGKHSAHYEPENKPLESWLTIITAVGVIAMLTPGLITWAKVVNVPDNAIQAEAIGQQWQWTYRFPGADGEMGGADARFVSKDNPYGIDPDDPKSQDDLIVASHRLHLPVNVPIHLLLRSNDVLHNFAVPQFRVKMDLVPGTQTYQWFEANRTGTFDILCEELCGIAHYTMRGEVVVESEKDFNAWLAKQPTFAETQQSKPVNIAAGKQLYNTCGACHGMAGRGNPAMNAPNLTVLDRDYMARQLRHYREGIRGTHPADSHGQQMAAMAKSINKEADIRNLLAYIDSLPTQRAANNREQGTAHKGAKVYQTCSVCHGGQGKGKPALGAPSLAGQADWYLYEQLKHFSMGIRGKHPEDQYGSQMRLMTRSIQNPERLDDLLAYISTL; from the coding sequence ATGGTTATTGCGCTGATTATATTAGCTTTGGTTGTTGTCACCGTGCTGTTTCATTTATACAGCCCTTGGTGGCTAACCCCGCTAGCCTCAAACTGGGGCGCCATTGACACCACTATCGAAATCTCTTTCTGGATTACTGGCATTGTTTTTATCGCAGTAAATCTGTTTTTGGCATGGGCGATTTGGCGCTACCGAGCCCAAGGTAAACATAGCGCCCATTACGAACCCGAGAACAAACCCTTAGAAAGCTGGCTGACCATTATTACCGCCGTAGGTGTAATAGCCATGCTCACCCCCGGCCTGATTACCTGGGCCAAAGTTGTAAATGTTCCCGACAACGCCATTCAAGCGGAGGCCATTGGCCAACAATGGCAATGGACTTATCGTTTTCCCGGCGCCGATGGCGAAATGGGCGGTGCTGATGCCCGCTTTGTCAGCAAAGACAATCCCTACGGCATTGACCCCGATGACCCCAAATCCCAAGACGATTTAATTGTTGCAAGTCATCGGCTGCATTTACCCGTGAATGTCCCGATCCATCTGCTGCTGCGTTCCAACGATGTATTGCACAATTTTGCAGTGCCCCAGTTTCGAGTCAAAATGGACTTGGTCCCCGGCACCCAAACCTATCAATGGTTTGAGGCAAACCGAACTGGCACCTTCGATATTCTCTGCGAGGAACTGTGCGGTATAGCCCACTACACCATGCGCGGCGAAGTGGTGGTGGAGTCAGAAAAAGACTTTAACGCCTGGCTCGCCAAGCAGCCCACCTTTGCCGAAACCCAACAAAGCAAACCGGTCAACATCGCCGCAGGTAAGCAGCTATACAACACCTGCGGCGCTTGTCATGGCATGGCTGGCCGAGGCAACCCTGCAATGAACGCCCCCAATTTAACGGTGCTGGACCGCGACTATATGGCCCGCCAACTGCGCCATTATCGCGAAGGGATACGCGGTACTCATCCCGCCGACAGCCATGGTCAGCAAATGGCCGCCATGGCCAAATCGATCAACAAAGAAGCGGACATCCGCAACCTTCTGGCCTATATCGACTCGCTACCCACCCAGCGCGCAGCCAATAACCGAGAGCAGGGCACTGCTCACAAAGGCGCCAAAGTTTATCAGACCTGCTCGGTATGCCACGGCGGGCAGGGCAAGGGTAAACCCGCACTGGGGGCACCCAGCTTGGCGGGGCAGGCCGACTGGTACCTCTACGAACAGTTAAAACATTTCAGCATGGGCATCCGGGGCAAACACCCCGAGGATCAATACGGCAGCCAAATGCGGCTGATGACCCGCAGCATCCAAAACCCAGAACGCCTGGACGATCTCCTGGCTTACATCAGCACGCTGTAA